The proteins below come from a single Streptomyces sp. B3I8 genomic window:
- a CDS encoding alpha-glucosidase/alpha-galactosidase, with protein MSLTTPKIAFIGAGSVVFTQGLLADLLAFPELRGAHIALHDIDPERLATARGAAQYIADERTGQDGEGGPRPRITAHADRREALTDADFVINIVQVGMRESTRTDFEIPARYGLRQTIGDTLGVGGIFRALRTFPLLRSLGEDIAEVCPDAWLLNYTNPMAMNVQYLTQATGLTRVVGLCHSVYWTVRDLSDLLGVPYDEVTYRAAGVNHQAWLLRLEHQGADLYPKLDALIAEDPQLRRRVRVDMYRRLGFYPTETSEHSSEYVPWYLHHDSEIERLRLPVGAYLGIVDENVAEYERTRDALDKGEPLTVEGTMEYAPQIIHSITTGTPRTVYGNVPNRGLIDNLPASGTVEVPCLVDGGGVQPTRVGALPAQCAALNRTYLSMNDLVVRAALEDDPRSIRQAAMTDPATAATLPVERIWDLCDDMVRAHADLLQPSLRATLGH; from the coding sequence ATGTCCCTCACCACCCCGAAGATCGCGTTCATCGGCGCGGGCAGCGTCGTGTTCACCCAGGGGCTCCTGGCCGACCTGCTGGCCTTCCCCGAGCTGCGGGGCGCGCACATCGCCCTGCACGACATCGACCCCGAGCGCCTGGCCACCGCGCGCGGCGCCGCCCAGTACATCGCGGACGAGCGCACCGGACAGGATGGTGAGGGCGGCCCCCGGCCGCGGATCACCGCGCACGCCGACCGGCGCGAGGCGCTGACGGACGCGGACTTCGTCATCAACATCGTCCAGGTCGGCATGCGGGAGTCCACCCGCACCGACTTCGAGATCCCGGCCCGGTACGGGCTGCGGCAGACCATCGGCGACACCCTCGGCGTCGGCGGCATCTTCCGCGCGCTGCGCACCTTCCCGCTGCTGAGGTCGCTCGGCGAGGACATCGCCGAGGTGTGCCCCGACGCCTGGCTGCTCAACTACACCAACCCGATGGCGATGAACGTCCAGTACCTCACGCAGGCCACCGGACTGACACGTGTCGTCGGCCTGTGCCACTCGGTGTACTGGACCGTCCGCGACCTGTCCGACCTGCTCGGCGTCCCCTACGACGAGGTCACCTACCGCGCCGCCGGCGTCAACCACCAGGCGTGGCTGCTGCGGCTGGAGCACCAGGGGGCGGACCTGTACCCGAAGCTGGACGCGCTGATCGCCGAGGACCCGCAACTGCGGCGCCGGGTACGGGTGGACATGTACCGGCGGCTCGGCTTCTACCCGACCGAGACGAGCGAGCACTCCTCGGAGTACGTGCCGTGGTACCTGCACCACGACAGCGAGATCGAGCGGCTGCGGCTGCCGGTGGGGGCCTACCTCGGCATCGTCGACGAGAACGTCGCCGAGTACGAGCGGACGCGGGACGCACTCGACAAGGGCGAACCGCTCACCGTCGAGGGCACGATGGAGTACGCCCCGCAGATCATCCACAGCATCACCACGGGCACCCCGCGCACGGTGTACGGCAACGTCCCGAACCGGGGGCTGATCGACAACCTGCCCGCCTCCGGAACCGTCGAGGTGCCCTGCCTGGTGGACGGCGGCGGTGTCCAGCCGACGCGGGTGGGGGCGCTGCCCGCCCAGTGCGCCGCGCTGAACCGTACGTATCTGAGCATGAACGACCTGGTGGTGCGGGCCGCCCTGGAGGACGACCCGCGTTCGATCCGCCAGGCCGCCATGACCGACCCGGCGACCGCGGCCACGCTGCCCGTGGAGCGCATCTGGGACCTGTGCGACGACATGGTGCGGGCCCACGCCGACCTGCTCCAGCCCTCGCTGCGCGCGACGCTCGGCCACTGA
- a CDS encoding ABC transporter permease, with amino-acid sequence MSRALLLRLGVPVLAAGLWQAVTLAHRSVYFPPPVRIVRHARALWFSGPVRHAFLTRAAVDDILPSLGRLCAGFLLAAVAGIALGMAVGRSERAYALCDPVLQFARAVPPPALVPVFVVVFDFGTPMQLASITFSAVWPVLVNTAEGARATDPLRLDTAAVLRLTAPERLWFLLLPSALPRIFAGLRLSLSLCLILMVFSELLPGTANGIGFTLTDAQSRSDLLTVWAVLLLLGALGHLLNTGLLAVEGRLLGGGRNGERGV; translated from the coding sequence GTGTCGCGGGCACTCCTGCTCCGCCTCGGCGTGCCCGTCCTCGCCGCGGGCCTCTGGCAGGCGGTCACCCTCGCCCACCGCAGCGTCTACTTCCCGCCGCCCGTCCGCATCGTCCGGCACGCCCGCGCCCTGTGGTTCTCCGGCCCCGTGCGGCACGCGTTCCTGACCCGCGCCGCGGTCGACGACATCCTGCCCAGCCTCGGCCGGCTGTGCGCCGGGTTCCTGCTCGCCGCCGTCGCCGGGATCGCGCTCGGCATGGCGGTCGGCCGCTCGGAGCGCGCCTACGCCCTGTGCGACCCGGTGCTGCAGTTCGCGCGGGCGGTCCCGCCGCCGGCCCTGGTGCCCGTGTTCGTCGTCGTGTTCGACTTCGGCACCCCGATGCAGCTCGCGTCGATCACGTTCAGCGCCGTCTGGCCGGTGCTGGTCAACACGGCGGAGGGCGCCCGGGCCACGGACCCGCTGCGGCTCGACACGGCGGCGGTGCTGCGGCTGACCGCGCCGGAGCGGCTGTGGTTCCTGCTGCTGCCCTCCGCGCTGCCGCGGATCTTCGCGGGGCTGCGGCTGAGCCTGTCGCTCTGTCTCATCCTGATGGTCTTCTCGGAACTGCTGCCGGGCACCGCGAACGGCATCGGCTTCACCCTCACCGACGCGCAGTCACGCTCGGACCTGCTCACCGTGTGGGCCGTGCTGCTCCTGCTCGGCGCGCTCGGTCATCTGCTCAACACCGGTCTGCTGGCGGTCGAGGGACGACTCCTCGGCGGGGGAAGGAACGGAGAGAGAGGCGTATGA
- a CDS encoding endo alpha-1,4 polygalactosaminidase → MPHTSHPRFRRRALVGAATAAVLCPLLACSTAGASTTAAATAKAGASTAASVKLPPVHANFDYQIGEPYTPPTGVKVVSRDHGASPAKGLYNICYVNAFQAQPGAENEWGDLLLKDANGKVVYDEDWGEAMLDIRTADKRQRIADHVDTWIDSCAGKGFDAVEPDNLDTFDRTNLISESNAKAFMKLLSAHAHAKGLAIGQKNTAELASAHAEMGTDFAVAEECAEYGECGDYADAYDDHVVVIEYKKANLNKACSQFGDRLSIVLRDVDVSAPGSSGYVRQTC, encoded by the coding sequence ATGCCCCACACTTCTCACCCACGATTCCGCAGGCGCGCCCTGGTCGGGGCGGCCACCGCGGCGGTCCTGTGTCCGCTGCTGGCGTGCAGCACGGCCGGTGCCTCCACGACGGCGGCCGCCACCGCCAAGGCCGGCGCCTCCACGGCGGCGTCCGTGAAACTGCCCCCCGTACACGCGAACTTCGACTATCAGATCGGCGAGCCCTACACTCCGCCCACCGGGGTGAAGGTGGTCAGCCGTGACCACGGCGCCTCCCCGGCGAAGGGCCTGTACAACATCTGCTACGTCAACGCGTTCCAGGCGCAGCCCGGCGCCGAGAACGAGTGGGGCGACCTGCTCCTGAAGGACGCGAACGGCAAGGTGGTGTACGACGAGGACTGGGGCGAGGCGATGCTCGACATCCGCACCGCCGACAAGCGGCAGCGGATCGCCGACCACGTCGACACCTGGATCGACTCCTGCGCCGGCAAGGGCTTCGACGCCGTCGAACCGGACAACCTGGACACCTTCGACCGCACGAACCTGATCAGCGAGTCCAACGCCAAGGCGTTCATGAAGCTGCTCTCCGCCCACGCCCACGCCAAGGGCCTGGCGATCGGGCAGAAGAACACCGCCGAACTCGCCTCCGCGCACGCGGAGATGGGCACGGACTTCGCCGTCGCCGAGGAGTGCGCGGAGTACGGCGAGTGCGGGGACTACGCCGACGCCTACGACGACCACGTCGTCGTCATCGAGTACAAGAAGGCCAACCTGAACAAGGCCTGCTCCCAGTTCGGTGACCGGCTGAGCATCGTCCTGCGCGACGTCGACGTCTCCGCCCCCGGCAGCAGCGGTTACGTACGCCAGACCTGCTGA
- a CDS encoding ABC transporter substrate-binding protein has protein sequence MAASPHRPSGPPAGPSRRTLLRTGGHLALGTAAGAALAGCGSGAHDGVGADGRVTVELWHGQTDTGRAAIEKLVAEFNRTHPGIRVDAGGGVLADAMLQKITAALASGSFPDIAYVFGSDLASVARSPSVVDLTDTFHDGPVPWKSFWAPARAAVTLNGQVRAAPALLDALAVVCNKKLFRDAGLPLPEAGWSWDEFVATARKLTDAGRGVFGTGWPGVGDEDTVWRLWPMIWDLGGDVVSEDGKHIGFADTGARALETVAALARDKSVYIDPKPGSEQMYQVFDSGRMGMVPTGPWQLPDIRQAKIDYHVVPLPTYSGKQMTISGPDTWTVFDNGPARVRAARTFVTWLSRPAQDVRWDVNAGSLPLSRSTEALPAWRAQEKHTEGLHVFTAALESARARPVHPAYPQISQALGQAIVSVLLGRSSPAKALRTCADEANAALLIPR, from the coding sequence ATGGCCGCAAGCCCACACCGCCCGTCCGGCCCACCGGCCGGCCCGTCCCGCCGCACTCTCCTGCGCACGGGCGGTCACCTGGCCCTCGGCACCGCCGCCGGCGCCGCCCTGGCCGGCTGCGGGTCGGGCGCTCACGACGGGGTCGGCGCCGACGGCCGGGTCACGGTCGAGCTCTGGCACGGGCAGACGGACACCGGCCGGGCCGCCATCGAGAAGCTGGTGGCGGAGTTCAACCGCACCCACCCCGGCATCCGGGTCGACGCCGGCGGCGGCGTGCTGGCCGACGCCATGCTGCAGAAGATCACCGCGGCCCTCGCCTCCGGCTCCTTCCCCGACATCGCCTACGTCTTCGGCTCCGACCTGGCGAGCGTGGCCCGCAGCCCCTCGGTGGTCGACCTGACCGACACCTTCCACGACGGCCCTGTGCCGTGGAAGAGCTTCTGGGCCCCGGCGCGGGCGGCGGTCACCCTCAACGGGCAGGTGCGGGCCGCGCCCGCGCTGCTCGACGCGCTCGCCGTGGTGTGCAACAAGAAACTGTTCCGGGATGCCGGGCTGCCGCTGCCCGAGGCGGGCTGGAGCTGGGACGAGTTCGTCGCCACCGCCCGCAAGCTGACCGACGCGGGCCGCGGCGTCTTCGGCACCGGCTGGCCCGGCGTCGGCGACGAGGACACCGTGTGGCGGCTGTGGCCGATGATCTGGGACCTGGGCGGTGACGTCGTCTCCGAGGACGGCAAGCACATCGGCTTCGCCGACACCGGGGCCAGGGCGCTGGAGACGGTCGCCGCGCTCGCCCGCGACAAAAGCGTCTACATCGATCCCAAGCCGGGCAGCGAGCAGATGTACCAGGTCTTCGACTCCGGCCGGATGGGCATGGTGCCCACCGGGCCGTGGCAGCTCCCCGACATCCGCCAGGCGAAGATCGACTACCACGTGGTGCCGCTGCCCACGTACAGCGGCAAGCAGATGACGATCTCGGGCCCCGACACCTGGACGGTCTTCGACAACGGCCCGGCCCGGGTCCGGGCGGCCCGCACCTTCGTGACCTGGCTCTCCCGGCCCGCACAGGACGTGCGGTGGGACGTCAACGCAGGCAGCCTCCCGCTGAGCCGCAGCACCGAGGCACTGCCGGCCTGGCGGGCCCAGGAGAAACACACCGAGGGACTGCACGTGTTCACCGCGGCGCTGGAGTCGGCCCGGGCCCGCCCGGTGCACCCCGCCTATCCGCAGATCTCCCAGGCACTCGGCCAGGCGATCGTCTCCGTGCTCCTCGGCCGCAGCTCCCCGGCCAAGGCGCTGCGCACCTGCGCGGACGAAGCCAACGCCGCCCTGCTCATCCCGCGTTGA
- a CDS encoding ABC transporter substrate-binding protein has product MTSRHLRGTRGKLAAATVACALSLTACGDGGGGSGSASSGGRERITVAALPLADVAALYLARDHGLFTKEGLDVRIQPVQQSIQALPALKNGQVDVIAGANYVTFLQADEKGTLDTRIVSEGIRVAPHMMDLLVPKDSPVKSAADLKGRTVAVNILNNIQSLTLDAILDARGLGHPVYRQIAFPQMGPALQRHQVDAVHAVEPFDSAIRDQVHARVLLDGGSSPVSSLPISGYLSTGKYTEGHAKAVAAFQRAIRAASKTAAEDPDAVRAELLKYTEVTPAQAKSMALPAYATGTDVARLRALTALMSKHGLLKKPLDPATLLVK; this is encoded by the coding sequence ATGACGTCACGTCACTTACGGGGAACTCGGGGGAAGCTGGCGGCGGCGACGGTTGCCTGCGCGCTGTCCCTCACCGCCTGCGGCGACGGCGGAGGGGGAAGCGGCTCGGCGTCGTCGGGCGGCCGGGAGAGGATCACGGTGGCGGCCCTGCCGCTGGCGGACGTCGCCGCGCTGTATCTGGCCCGGGACCACGGGCTGTTCACCAAGGAGGGGCTGGACGTCCGCATCCAGCCGGTGCAGCAGAGCATCCAGGCGCTGCCCGCCCTGAAGAACGGCCAGGTCGACGTGATCGCCGGCGCCAACTACGTCACCTTCCTCCAGGCCGACGAGAAGGGCACCCTCGACACCCGCATCGTCAGCGAGGGCATCCGGGTGGCGCCGCACATGATGGACCTGCTGGTGCCGAAGGACTCGCCCGTCAAGAGCGCCGCCGACCTGAAGGGCCGCACGGTCGCGGTCAACATCCTCAACAACATCCAGTCGCTGACGCTCGACGCCATCCTCGACGCGCGCGGCCTGGGGCATCCCGTCTACCGGCAGATCGCCTTCCCGCAGATGGGCCCCGCGCTGCAACGGCACCAGGTCGACGCCGTGCACGCGGTGGAGCCCTTCGACAGCGCCATCCGGGACCAGGTGCACGCACGCGTCCTGCTCGACGGCGGCTCGTCGCCCGTCTCCTCGCTGCCCATCAGCGGCTACCTCTCCACAGGGAAGTACACCGAGGGGCACGCCAAGGCCGTCGCCGCCTTCCAGCGCGCCATCCGCGCCGCCTCGAAGACCGCCGCCGAGGACCCCGACGCCGTACGCGCCGAACTGCTTAAGTACACCGAGGTCACCCCGGCACAGGCGAAGTCGATGGCGCTGCCCGCCTACGCCACCGGCACCGACGTCGCCCGACTGCGCGCGCTCACCGCGCTGATGTCGAAGCACGGCCTGCTGAAGAAGCCGCTCGACCCGGCGACCCTGCTGGTGAAGTGA
- a CDS encoding carbohydrate ABC transporter permease produces the protein MPRLPTPLTLADRGDKQGARTNSVRRRRRRESATAWAFISPSVLVILGLSVVPVIWSLLLSFQADDLVTPSRWVGLDNYRALAQDPHFAEAVRSTLLYTVLYVPLSIGLGLLLALALNRRIRLVGLYRTLVFVPFVVSATAQGVLFSFILDPEFGAANSVLHTFGISPQGFLTDPGQALYALIAISLWSGTGFCVVVLLAALQDVPASLIEAARLDGAGRRHLLRHVTLPAITPVLVFLLLWQTINALQVFDLVYVTTKGGPLGSTSVIVYFIWEQAFKNFTAGYGAAAAYTLALALILLAVVPRLARALRARNGRGIQGATR, from the coding sequence ATGCCCCGTCTACCCACTCCCCTCACCCTCGCGGACCGCGGCGACAAGCAGGGCGCCCGCACCAACTCCGTACGCCGGCGCCGACGCCGGGAGTCCGCCACCGCCTGGGCGTTCATCTCGCCCTCGGTCCTGGTCATCCTCGGCCTGAGCGTCGTCCCGGTCATCTGGTCGCTGCTGCTGTCGTTCCAGGCCGACGACCTGGTCACCCCCAGCCGCTGGGTCGGCCTGGACAACTACCGCGCGCTCGCCCAGGACCCGCACTTCGCCGAGGCGGTCCGCAGCACCCTGCTGTACACGGTGCTGTACGTGCCGCTCAGCATCGGTCTCGGGCTGCTGCTGGCGCTCGCGCTGAACCGGAGGATCCGGCTGGTCGGCCTGTACCGCACGCTGGTCTTCGTGCCGTTCGTGGTCTCGGCCACCGCGCAGGGCGTGCTGTTCTCCTTCATCCTCGACCCGGAGTTCGGCGCCGCCAACTCCGTGCTGCACACGTTCGGCATCTCGCCCCAGGGCTTCCTCACCGACCCCGGCCAGGCGCTGTACGCGCTCATCGCGATCTCGCTGTGGAGCGGCACCGGCTTCTGCGTGGTGGTACTGCTCGCCGCCCTCCAGGACGTGCCGGCCTCGCTGATCGAGGCGGCCCGGCTGGACGGTGCCGGGCGCCGCCATCTGCTGCGCCACGTCACCCTCCCCGCGATCACCCCGGTCCTGGTCTTCCTGCTGCTGTGGCAGACCATCAACGCACTACAGGTCTTCGACCTGGTGTACGTGACGACGAAGGGCGGGCCGCTGGGCTCCACCTCGGTCATCGTCTACTTCATCTGGGAGCAGGCCTTCAAGAACTTCACCGCCGGTTACGGTGCCGCGGCCGCCTACACCCTGGCGCTCGCCCTGATCCTTCTCGCCGTGGTGCCCCGGCTGGCCCGGGCACTGCGGGCACGTAACGGCCGCGGCATCCAAGGAGCCACCCGATGA
- a CDS encoding SDR family NAD(P)-dependent oxidoreductase gives MSAKDYLSGLFALDDRAAVVTGGSSGIGRAVAGALARAGARVVVVARDEERLAGTVAELTADGCRAAWVSADLATRDGVRAAAEEAAGVFGEPDILVNCAGVNLRPPMDELDTRVWDTTMAVNLEAPFLLGQRFGPGMAERGFGRIIHVTSQQAHRAFVRSGAYGVSKGALESLARSQAEAWSPYGVTCNTLVPGFVMTPLNARLSSDPEKVAALAARTMTGRNGVAEDFAGAAVFLAGPASAYVTGQSLFVDGGFSVH, from the coding sequence ATGAGTGCGAAGGACTACCTCAGCGGCCTGTTCGCCCTGGACGACCGGGCGGCCGTGGTGACCGGAGGCAGTTCCGGCATCGGGCGCGCCGTCGCCGGGGCGCTGGCGCGGGCCGGGGCCCGGGTGGTGGTCGTGGCGCGTGACGAGGAGCGGCTGGCCGGCACCGTGGCGGAACTGACGGCCGACGGCTGCCGGGCGGCGTGGGTGAGCGCGGACCTCGCCACCCGTGACGGGGTGCGCGCGGCCGCCGAGGAAGCGGCCGGGGTGTTCGGGGAGCCGGACATCCTCGTCAACTGCGCGGGGGTGAACCTGCGGCCCCCGATGGACGAGCTGGACACGCGGGTGTGGGACACCACCATGGCGGTGAACCTGGAGGCACCGTTCCTGCTGGGGCAGCGGTTCGGGCCCGGCATGGCAGAACGGGGCTTCGGGCGGATCATCCACGTCACCTCGCAGCAGGCGCACCGGGCGTTCGTGCGGAGCGGCGCCTATGGGGTCTCCAAGGGGGCGCTGGAGTCGCTGGCCCGCTCGCAGGCCGAGGCGTGGTCGCCGTACGGCGTCACCTGCAACACCCTCGTGCCGGGTTTCGTGATGACGCCGCTCAACGCGCGGCTGTCGTCCGACCCGGAGAAGGTCGCGGCGCTCGCCGCACGCACGATGACCGGACGCAACGGTGTGGCCGAGGACTTCGCCGGCGCGGCCGTCTTCCTGGCCGGCCCCGCCTCCGCGTACGTCACCGGGCAGTCGCTCTTCGTGGACGGCGGGTTCTCGGTCCACTAG
- a CDS encoding ABC transporter permease: MSRARRFALGVLGVLLAFGVCEALGRAGIVRRAYLPPASEVVARAVRLAGDPVFLDGVGATLRAWAFGLGLACAIAVPLGLLLGTSPLIGAAVRTLVEFLRPLPSVALIPLVSLLLGTGTRTEVALITYACVWPVLFNTVYGLGEVDPLAEETLRAFGFGRLSVLLRVELPATAPFVAAGVRISAAVALILAVATELLSGFGEGLGIFLAQAQTATDGSRDVLAGVVWAGALGLVLNGVLVWAERRLFPWTPDHRRKADT; the protein is encoded by the coding sequence GTGAGCCGGGCGCGGCGGTTCGCCCTCGGCGTGCTCGGCGTCCTGCTCGCCTTCGGGGTGTGCGAGGCGCTGGGCCGCGCCGGGATCGTACGGCGCGCGTACCTCCCTCCGGCCTCGGAGGTGGTGGCGCGGGCCGTCCGGCTGGCGGGCGACCCCGTGTTCCTGGACGGGGTCGGTGCCACCCTGCGCGCCTGGGCTTTCGGGCTGGGCCTGGCCTGCGCGATCGCCGTCCCGCTGGGGCTGTTGCTCGGCACCTCGCCGCTGATCGGCGCCGCCGTGCGGACCCTCGTGGAGTTCCTGCGGCCACTGCCGTCCGTGGCGCTGATCCCGCTCGTCTCACTGCTCCTCGGCACGGGGACCCGCACCGAGGTGGCCCTGATCACCTACGCGTGCGTGTGGCCCGTCCTGTTCAACACGGTGTACGGCCTCGGCGAGGTGGACCCGCTCGCCGAGGAGACCCTGCGCGCCTTCGGCTTCGGGCGGCTCTCAGTGCTGCTGCGCGTGGAGCTGCCCGCCACCGCGCCGTTCGTCGCCGCCGGGGTGCGCATCTCGGCGGCGGTCGCGCTCATCCTGGCGGTGGCCACCGAGCTGCTGTCCGGCTTCGGTGAGGGGCTCGGCATCTTCCTCGCCCAGGCACAGACGGCGACCGACGGCTCCCGTGACGTCCTGGCGGGCGTGGTCTGGGCGGGCGCGCTGGGCCTGGTCCTCAACGGCGTCCTGGTGTGGGCGGAGCGACGGCTGTTCCCGTGGACGCCGGACCACCGCCGGAAGGCGGACACGTGA
- the mdlC gene encoding benzoylformate decarboxylase: protein MNTSDGAAGATGGRPASKHGTTVREAVLGFLRDAGMTTVFGNPGSTELRMFRDWPDDFTYVLGLQESTAVAMAAGHALGTGHATLVSLHSAGGVGHSLGAVFNAHRDRVPLVIVAGQQARSLLRLRPFLGADEPALFPRPYVKFSRQPERAADVPAVLAEAHRIAMTPPRGPVFVSVPEDDWDRPAEPVPPRTVHGGFTADPDALSALAARLAACVRPALVVGPGVDDEGALPGAVALAERLRAAVWISPLSGRSGFPERHPLFQGFLPPVPGPLAGRLAPYDVVVALGAPVFTYHVAGDDPPLRPGTELFHLDCDPAQAAWLPVGTSIVTTLSPALARLTTLLEPADREPPPPRPAPGAAEPGDALTAEYVFDHLRSRLPRDRVLVEEAPSHRDAFHARVPVDVTGGFLTTGSGALGWGLPLAVGRALADRRRVVCVLGDGSALYSVQALWTAARYRAPVGYVVLDNGGYEAVRGLGRRIGIAPVPGTDLGGVDFSALAGAFGCPAEYAEDPAALPAALDRLLAPGDGDGPRLLHLRVAALGAAMYSDPWAG from the coding sequence ATGAACACATCCGACGGGGCGGCCGGGGCCACCGGCGGACGGCCCGCCTCCAAGCACGGCACCACCGTGCGGGAGGCCGTGCTGGGGTTCCTGCGGGACGCCGGCATGACGACCGTCTTCGGCAACCCGGGCTCGACGGAACTGCGCATGTTCCGCGACTGGCCCGACGACTTCACCTACGTCCTGGGCCTGCAGGAGTCCACGGCCGTCGCCATGGCAGCGGGCCACGCCCTCGGCACCGGGCACGCCACCTTAGTCAGCCTGCACTCGGCCGGTGGCGTCGGCCACTCGCTCGGCGCCGTCTTCAACGCCCACCGCGACCGCGTCCCGCTGGTGATCGTCGCCGGGCAGCAGGCCCGCTCCCTGCTGCGGCTGCGGCCGTTTCTCGGCGCGGACGAACCGGCGCTCTTCCCGCGCCCCTACGTCAAGTTCTCCCGGCAGCCCGAGCGCGCCGCCGACGTGCCCGCCGTGCTCGCCGAGGCGCACCGGATCGCGATGACGCCGCCGCGCGGCCCGGTCTTCGTCTCCGTCCCCGAGGACGACTGGGACCGGCCCGCCGAGCCCGTGCCGCCGCGTACCGTGCACGGTGGTTTCACCGCGGACCCGGACGCCCTGTCCGCGCTGGCCGCCCGCCTGGCCGCGTGCGTCCGCCCCGCACTGGTGGTGGGTCCGGGCGTGGACGACGAGGGGGCGCTGCCGGGGGCCGTCGCGCTCGCCGAGCGGCTGCGGGCGGCGGTGTGGATCAGCCCGCTCTCCGGGCGGTCCGGCTTCCCCGAACGGCATCCGCTCTTCCAGGGGTTCCTGCCGCCGGTCCCCGGCCCGCTGGCCGGCCGGCTCGCCCCGTACGACGTCGTGGTCGCCCTCGGCGCACCGGTGTTCACGTACCACGTCGCCGGCGACGACCCGCCGCTGCGGCCGGGCACCGAACTGTTCCACCTGGACTGCGATCCGGCGCAGGCGGCCTGGCTGCCCGTCGGCACCAGCATCGTCACCACCCTCTCCCCCGCCCTCGCCCGCCTCACCACGCTGCTGGAGCCCGCCGACCGGGAGCCGCCCCCGCCCCGCCCGGCGCCCGGGGCCGCCGAGCCGGGCGACGCGCTCACCGCGGAGTACGTCTTCGACCATCTGCGCTCCCGGCTGCCCCGCGACCGGGTCCTCGTCGAGGAGGCGCCCAGCCACCGCGACGCCTTCCACGCGCGCGTGCCCGTCGACGTCACGGGAGGGTTCCTCACCACCGGCAGCGGGGCGCTCGGCTGGGGACTGCCGCTGGCGGTGGGGCGCGCACTGGCCGACCGGCGGCGCGTCGTGTGCGTGCTCGGCGACGGATCGGCGCTGTACTCGGTCCAGGCGCTGTGGACCGCCGCCCGGTATCGGGCACCTGTCGGCTACGTCGTCCTCGACAACGGCGGCTACGAGGCCGTACGCGGGCTGGGCCGCCGTATCGGCATCGCCCCGGTCCCGGGCACGGACCTCGGCGGCGTCGACTTCTCCGCTCTGGCCGGGGCCTTCGGCTGCCCGGCGGAGTACGCGGAGGACCCCGCCGCCCTGCCTGCCGCCCTGGACCGGCTGCTCGCGCCGGGCGACGGGGACGGCCCACGCCTGCTGCACCTGCGTGTCGCCGCTTTGGGGGCGGCGATGTACAGCGACCCCTGGGCCGGGTGA
- a CDS encoding carbohydrate ABC transporter permease, which translates to MTATSSVPSVPPLPSPASPAAARTTTAVSGTGRRRGRLPFSAWHLLLAPLCLLFAVPLIWLVLSSVMSDAEINRFPPALWPSGIHLDGYRFVIGNALFPRWFANSLIVSVTAVISNLLLGALGGYAFARMRFAGSRLLLGLMLATMAIPFQLTMIPTFLVMKRLGLIDSLGALIVPSLVTPFAVFLLRQFFLSLPRELEEAAWLDGCSRLRVLFTIVLPLSRPALSTVAVLTFLTTWNDLSWPLIAINHDTQYTLQLGLTTFQGQHHTHWSAVMAGNVLTVLPVLLAFLAAQKTFIQSITSSGLKG; encoded by the coding sequence ATGACCGCCACGTCCTCCGTCCCCTCCGTCCCTCCTCTCCCCTCCCCGGCCTCCCCGGCCGCCGCGCGCACGACGACGGCGGTCAGCGGCACCGGCCGGCGCCGCGGACGACTGCCGTTCAGCGCCTGGCACCTGCTGCTGGCGCCGCTGTGCCTGCTCTTCGCCGTGCCGCTGATCTGGCTGGTGCTCAGCTCCGTCATGAGCGACGCGGAGATCAACCGATTCCCGCCCGCCCTGTGGCCCTCGGGCATCCATCTGGACGGCTACCGGTTCGTCATCGGCAACGCCCTCTTCCCGCGCTGGTTCGCCAACTCGCTGATCGTGTCGGTCACCGCGGTGATCTCCAACCTGCTGCTGGGGGCGCTGGGCGGTTACGCGTTCGCCCGGATGCGGTTCGCGGGCTCCCGGCTGCTGCTGGGGCTGATGCTGGCCACCATGGCGATCCCGTTCCAGCTCACGATGATCCCCACGTTTCTGGTGATGAAACGGCTGGGGCTGATCGACTCCCTGGGCGCGCTGATCGTGCCCTCGCTGGTGACACCGTTCGCCGTGTTCCTGCTGCGCCAGTTCTTCCTGTCCCTGCCCAGGGAACTGGAGGAGGCGGCCTGGCTCGACGGCTGCTCGCGGCTGAGGGTGCTGTTCACGATCGTGCTGCCGCTGTCCCGGCCGGCCCTGAGCACGGTGGCGGTGCTGACGTTCCTCACCACCTGGAACGACCTGAGCTGGCCGCTGATCGCCATCAACCACGATACCCAGTACACGCTGCAACTCGGTCTGACGACCTTCCAGGGGCAGCACCACACCCACTGGTCCGCGGTCATGGCGGGCAACGTGCTCACCGTGCTCCCGGTGCTGCTGGCCTTCCTCGCCGCGCAGAAGACCTTCATCCAGTCCATCACCTCCAGCGGCCTGAAGGGATGA